The Haloplanus natans DSM 17983 DNA segment GCAGAGAGGTCGGTAAGCCGGTCGGATCGGCCGACGGAGCCGTGACCGGACGACTGACCGCACCCGTCTTCCACGTCCGTGGCGGACGACGACAACGAGATCATGAGCGATACGAGCGACACCCGATCCCGACTCGACCGTGCACAGCGCCGCGAACTACGCAGTCTCGGCTGGCGATGGCTCGGTCGGAGTCGGGCGAAACGCCCCCGATCGATCGACCGCCGCCACCTCCTCGACGCCGACGCCGAGGAGACGACGCTCGTCGACTTGGACGCGCGGCTTTAGACACAGGGTGATGGATCGGCATGCAATCAAAGGCCATGAAGTCATCGAAGGCGAAGTAAAAGCCACTGGCAATGGCGCACACGTCCTCGTCCCAAAACGGTGGCGTGGAGCAGACGTAAAAATCGTCAGAACCTCTGAGTCTGACGAGTAACCGATGAACTACAATTACAGGTATCGCCTCACGCCGACTGTAGACCAGCGCGAGACGCTGGACTACCACCGCGATACCTGTAGACAACTCTATAACCACGCCCTGTACCGCTTCAACCAAATCCCCGAAGACGAGGGTACCGTCAAACAGCGCGTCCGCACGATCCGTGACGAGCTTCCCGACCTCAAAGACTGGTGGGACGCACTTACCGACGTGTACTCGAAGGTGCTCCAGCCTACCATCATGCGGGTCGCCAAGAACATCAACGCACTGGGGAAGCTCAAAGAGCAGGGCTACAAGGTCGGTGAACTTCGGTGGAAGTCACCTCGGGAGTTTCGCAGTTTCACGTACAACCAGTCTGGCTTCGAGCTCGACAAGAAGGGCGGCCAGACTGTGCTGTCACTGTCGAAACTCGCGGACATCCCCATCGAGTTCCACCGACCGCTGCCCGACGACGCCACGGTCAAGGAAGTCACGCTCAAAAAGGAGAAGACTGGCGAGTGGTTCGCCATTTTCGGGATCGAGAGGGACACAGAACCGCCAGCGAAGCCATCGCTGGAGGAGATCGACGCCGAGGAGGTGGTCGGGATCGACGTGGGCATTCGGAAGTATGCCCACGATACAGACGGCACAGCGGTCGAATCACTCGACCTCTCGGAAGACCGCGACAGGCTCGAACGAGAGCAACGGACGCTCTCCCGGAAAGAGTACGAGTCGACCAACTGGGAGAACCAGCGCCAGCGAGTGGCCGAGTGCCATCTCGACATCAAACGCAAGCGGCGTGATTTCCTGCACAAACTCTCGAACTACTACGCTCGGGAGTACGACTTGGTCGCCGTCGAAGACCTCGACGTGAAAAGGATGCTCGAATCGCCGCGCAACAGCCGCAACACGGCGTCAGCGGCGTGGAATACCTTCACCGATATGCTCGAATACAAGTGTGAGCGGGAAGGCACACACTTCGTGGAAGTTGACCCGGACGGCACCACCAAAGAGTGCGCTCAGTGTAGTGTCGAAACCGAAAAACCGCTGTGGGTGCGTGAGCACTCCTGTCCTGCCTGTGGCTTCGAGGACGACAGAGACGCAAACGCGGCGTGGAACATCCTTTCTCGCGGACTCACCAAACTAGGAGTGGGTCACTCCAAAGGAACGCCTGTGGAGACTGCGCTCCCTGCGGGAACCTCCCCGGTTCCTGCAAAGCGCGTCGTGGAAGCAGGGAGCCCCACCCTCAGCGAGCGCGTCAGCGCGAGCAGGGTGGGGTAGTTCACGGCGCGCCGGCGATGACGAACAGCGAGTCGGCCTCGGCGTCGATCCGTCGGGTCGCATCGGGGTCGACGCGCAGGGCGTCGCCGGCCGCCATCGACACCGTTTCGTCCTCGACCGTGATGGTCGCCGCTCCCTCGACGAGGACGTACACCTCCTCCTCCCCGTCATCGGCGTGGTCGTGAGCCATACCGCTCCAGCCTGCTTCCACGTCCAGCACCGACACGCCGAGGTTCGCACAGTCCAGGGCGTCGCGCAGGAAGTGAAGCCCGTCACCGACCGGATCGACGTCGTCGTAGTTGACGAGTGCGTGTGCCATACTCCGACGGTCGGCCGCGACGGATAAAAAGGGTCTACTCCGGTTCGACCAGCGCGTCGAGTTCGGCCTGTTCCTCCCGCGTCCCGACCGCCACCAGCAGGTCGCCGGGTTCGAGCGCCGTCTCCGGTGCCGGGTTCGAGATGGTCTCCTCGCCACGCTGGATCGCGATGATCGAGGTGCCAGTCTCCGTTCGCACCCGTGAGTCCCCGAGGGTCTTGCCGGCGACCGGCGAGTCGGGCACCACTTCGACCCACTCGATGATGGCGTCCCCGAGGGGCACCGACAGTGAGTCCACGTCGACCGACTCGAAGTACGCACCTTCGAGAATCGAGCCCAGTCGGTTGGCCTGTTCGCCTTTCAGATCCAGGATTTTCTCGCCATCGGCGTCGGAGCCGTCCCGGCGGAAGAGTTCGCACCGGCCGTCGTGGTGGACGACCACCACCACGCTTCGCTCCCCCGTGAGTTCGAGTTCGAACTTCCGGCCAACGCCGGGCACCTCCGACTCGTACACCCGCATACCCCAACTCCTCGCGGTTTCGGGTTAAGCGTGTCGTCCATCAGACGGTCACGAACCGCTCGAACCATCCGGACGCCCCCATCAGCGTCGTCCCCAGCGCGCTCATGACGAGGACGTAACCCACGGCGGCGGCGTAGATGGTGCGGGCCGTCTCGGGGGCGAGCGTCCCGCCGGCCGCCGAGAGCGCCACCGCGGCGATGATGAGCGAGAACTCGCCACGGGTGACCATCGCCAGCCCGACCCGAAGCGAGCGGCGGTCGTCGAGGTCGTACGTTCGGCCGCCGAGGAAGCCGCTGAGAAGCTTGGTTGGGGCCGTGACGACGACCAACAACAGGATGACGCCTGTAGCCTCGACGACCACGAACGGGTCGGTGACGACGCCGATCCAGAAAAAAAAGACCGCGGCGAAGACGTCCCGAATCGAGGAGAGCGCGGTCTCTAGGTCGTGGACATACTCCGTCGAACTGAACGCCATGCCGACGAAGAAGGCGGCGACGGCCTCGCTGACGCCGACGGCGAGGGCCGCGCCCGCGAGCAGGACCGTCACCCCGACGGCCCGGAGGATGAAATACTCCGTAGAGGGGGTGTCGAGGAGGCGTTCGAACAGCGTCGTCCCCGCGGCGACGAGGACGAGGAGGAAGGCGATGAAGGCGAAGGCGACGCCGATGGCGCGGGCCGCCGACCACACGTCGCCGCCACCCGAGACCAGCGCGACGACGACGGCGAGGTAGACGGCGACGACGAGGTCCTCGAAGACGAGGGTGCCGAGCAGGGGGCTGCTCTCGGGGTTGGCGATCCACCCAAGATCGAGCAGCGATTTCGTGATGATGGCGCTGGAGGAGATGTAGACGACGCCGGCGAGCAGGAGTGCGGGCAGGGGGTCGCCGAACAGGTAGACGCCGAGGGCGAGTCCGACCCCGAAGTTGACGACGAGGTCGATCACCCCCGCGCGTCCGATGCGTTCCTTGTCGGCCAGCAGGCGCTCCAGGTTGAACTCCAGTCCGAGAAAGAACAGGAGGAAGACGATGCCGAGTTCGGCGCCGATGCCGACGAACTCGCTCGCCGACACGGCGGGGAGGCCGGCGGCCCCGAGGACGAACTCGTTCAGGCCGATGCCCGCGAGGATGTAGAACGGGATGGGCGAGAGGTCGAGTCGGGCGGCGAGTAAGCCAACGGCGCCGATGGCCGCGAACATCACGCCGACTTCGAGCAGGCTCGTCTCAGCGGCCATCGGCCCATCCTCCGTTCGATCGCTCGTCGTCGCGAACGGCGCCGACCCGTACCGGCCCACCCGGGGTCCGGCCCGCCTCCGTATGCATATCCTACGCCGACCCGTTCCAGGGGTATCAATCTCCCGCCATCGATGTCTCAAACGGCCGTCTGTGCCTTCACGAGTGATTTACTCGCGGCCGCCGACGGAGCGGCCATGCGCCGACACAGACACGCACTCGCCGCCATCGGCCTCGCACTGTTGCTCGTAGCCGCCGGCTGTTCGGCCGGCACCGACTCCCCGGGAGCGACCACGGAAACGCCGGTGGAGCGCACGCCAGCATCCGAGACGGAGAGCACCATCCACGTCGCCGGCAGCGGCAGCGCGGACGCCGAACCGAATCAGGCGGTCGTCCGGGTCGCCGTCGAGGCCGTCGGTGCCGACGCCGCGACTGCCCGGCGTCGTCTCGCCGCGAAAACCTCGCCTATGCGAGCGGCGCTCGACGACATCGGCATCGACGACGATCGAATCACCACGGAACGCTACGACATCTACCGGGATCGGCGGCGTCCGCGTGAGGACGGTGTCGACCCCCGCGTTCAGACCGCGCGCCCCACGACTTCGAGATCACGGTCGCCGACCCCGACCGCGTCGGCGAAGTGATCGACACCGCTGTCCGCAACGGCGCCACCGAAGCCGCCGACGTGTCCTTTACCCTCTCGACCGAGTGCCGCCGGACCCTCGAACGGCGGGCCCGGAGCGCCGCGATGGCCGACGCCCGGTCGAAGGCACGCGCCCTCGCGACCGACGCGAACCTCACCGTCACCGGGGTGCAGGTGATTCGGACGGCACGGAGCGGCGCGCCCCGTCCCGTCGACGCCGGGGCGGCGATGACGGAGACGCCCGTCCCGACCGGCGCGTCCCCGTCCGACATCGAATCCGGGCCGGTCTCCGTGACGGCGACGGTTCAGGTCGTCTACGAGGCCCGTCCTCGGACGAACGCGACCGCCCGATAGTGATATACGTCATCGCTGGTGGTTCGTCGGCACGGGTGGGCGAACCACCGGCACACAGGTACGATACACACTACGAGACGGACCGCCGGTACTGACGGACGACGATCCGTCTTGTCCGGTTAGTCGAGGAGGCGCCCGTGTTCGTCGATTTCGCCGTTTCGAATCCGGGTGCTGCTGATTCGGTCGCCGTCCTCGGCGACGACGAAGGGCGGAGTGTGGATTTCGAGGGGTCGGAGGCCGTCCGCCTGCCGTGCCCGGTTGAGTTCGTGGGCGCGATGCTGCGCCTTCGCCTCCGGTGAGACGACGAGGGCGTCCACGTCCGCCCGTGTCGCGGCCGGGCCGCGTTCGTCCGTCAACTCGACGATTTCGTAGGTGGCCGTGTAGGCCCCGGCCGTCTCGTCGAGTTCGGCGTCGAGGGCCGCCCGCCGCTCCTCGAAGGGGCCGAGGAGGTCGGCGTGAGTGGGGTCGCTCCGCGTCCGCTTTGCCAGTTCCGTCGCGGTGAGGCCGACGATCACGTGTCCGTCGCCGGGGCCGTCGTGGCTGGCCGTCTGGAACGCGTCGTGTAGGAGGGCACGATGCCCGTTGTGGATCGGCGTGAACGTGCCGCCGAGGATCACGGTTCGATCGGCTCGGCTCATACGTCGGCATCGCACCTGAGTCACGTCAACGTGCCGGACCCACGGGAAGAATGACAAATAGTTAATTGGTGTGCGGCTGTAGGGTGGATATGGGACCGATCTTACTGGCGACGGACGGGAGCACGGACGCACGACAGGCCGCCCGTGAGGCGCTTGACCTCGCCGAGGACCGTAACGCCACGCTCCACGTCGTCTGCGTCGTCGACGAGCGACGCTTCGACGACCCCGCTCTCAGTTCGGCCGAACTCGCGACCATCTACGCGGAGGATCACGCGGTCGTGTCCGTCGACGAGGTGGTCGGGATGGCAGAGGGTCGACCAGTGACGGTCGAGGGGGACACCCGCCACGGCATCCCGGACGAGATCATCGTCGAGTACGCCGACGAGGTGGACGCGGACACCATCGTCATCGGCGAACGCGGCGACCACGAGGAACACTTCTCCGGCGTGGGCCGGCACGTCAGGGCCGCGACCGACCGGGACGTGATGATCGTCAAGGCCGACTCCGAGTCGTAACCGCCGCCCCTGCGGCGCGTGGCTTTATTTGCCCTACCGACGGATATGCGACGGAATGGGGGAAGCCGTCGTCCGACCCGTCCGGCGCCCTCACGTCGAGCCATGAGCGCCTCGTCAGGCGATGATGTCGACGGCGACGTGGACTGGCACACCCTGTCCGCCGAGGAGGCGGTCGAGCGTCTGGAGACGGACGTCGCGGGACTCGACACCGACGAGGCCCGTGACCGCCTCGACGCCTACGGGCCCAACGAGATCACCGCGAGCAACGAGTTGTCGCCGTTCCGAATCCTCCTCGCGCAGTTTCAGGATTTCCTCATCTACCTGCTCCTCCTTACCGCCGCTCTGTCGCTCGGGATCGGACTACTTCCGGGGTACGACCCCGACTACGCCGACGCGACGCTGATTCTCCTCATCCTCCTCGCCAACGGCGTCTTCGGGTTCGTCCAGGACTACCAGGCCGAGAAATCCATCGCCGCGCTCCGCGAACTGTCGTCGCCCGAGGCGACCGTTCTGCGGGAGTGCGACCCGACCGTCGTCGACGCGACGGCCGTCGTTCCCGGAGATATCCCCGTGCTCGAAGCGGGGGATTCGGTTCCGGCCGACGCCCGTCTCGTCGAGACGACGGAGCTACGGATGGACGAGTCGGTCCTCACCGGCGAGAGCACGGGCGTCGCGAAATCGGCCGAGTCGGTCGCCGCCGAGACGCCACTGGCCGAACGGGCCGACATGGTCTACATGAACACCCCGGCCGTCGAGGGCCGGGCGCGGGCCGTCGCGGTGCGGACGGGGATGGACACCGAAGTCGGGAGCATCGCGACCCAGATTCGCTCGGCACCGGACGAGCCGACGCCGTTCCAGGCGGAGGTTGACCGCCTCGGCAAACGGATCGGCTACGGCATCGTCGCGCTCATCCTCGTCGTCGTTGAGGTGGTTTGCATCGAAGTGATCCAGTCGCGCTACGAACTCTCGTTGCACTCGAACCCCTGGCTGGTCGGCGCCATCGCGACGACGATGGCGATGGCGATGGTGATCTGGGCCGTCTCCGAGCCGACGATGTTGCCGACGACGAGGTCGCCCGCGCTGTAGTAGGCGGCGTAGACCGACGTGACCATCTCCGGGACCGACGTGCCGATCGACACGAGCGTCACGCCGATGAAAAAGGGTGAGACGCCGTAGTAAAGCGCCAGATCCCCCGCTCCAGTCACTGCCCGGTCGGCACCCAACACGAGCGCCGCCAATCCCCCGAGAAAGAGCGCGGCCTCGACGAGCATCAGGTCCACAGTCGATCCGGGGGTGCTAAAGCGTGGGCGCTCCTCGCCACGGTGTGACAACGTCCCGATGTTTATAGCCCGTGCCGCTCTCACTCCGAGCTATGCCCGCCGTCCGACGACTCGTCCTCGACGTACTCAAACCCGTAGGATTCGTTCGTCACCAAGAGTTGAAGCGGGCCGACAAGCCGGAACGGCCGGACCGATCGATTGGCTGTCTTCACCCACAATTTGGTTACTATGAGTCTTGTCCGGGAACGATGGAAACACCAACCGCCAAGACTCGCCGGGATTCTGAACCACGGGAGGACGGTCGCCTCGCGCCGCTCGGCGCTGCGACTTCCCTGATTAAAATCCCGCCTCGACCATTCTCACTCCCTCGCCACGGCTCGGTCGTTCCGATGGACTCGCCGGGATTTGAACCCGGGGCCTCTCCCATGCCAAGGGAGTGATCTACCCCTGATCTACGAGCCCGCGTCGCAACGAATCGTACCGCGGTCCGAATAATAAGGGCTTCGACTCGTCCGTATGCGGGGCGGTCACACCGGCCTCGAGGCCTTCGAAACGGTTTAGTGCTCGATTCCCGAACGGTTCGACGGGAACGGCGCGACCGCAAATCCGACTCGCCTTCGGGCTTGGGATTGCGGGAGTGCGTGTACCGATCAGGTGCACATACGCTTCTGCGGTCCGTGCAGTTCCAATCATCTATGGCACGAATGCACACCCGCCGCCGTGGCTCGTCCGGATCGGACAAGCCGGTGGCAGACGAACCCCCGGAGTGGAGCGACGTAGACGAGGCAGACATCGAGGAGCGCGTGGTCGAACTCGCCGAGCAGGGCCACGACCCGAGCGTCATCGGGATGAAGCTCCGTGACGAGGGCGTGAAGGGCACGCCGATCCCCGACGTGAAGTTGGCAACGGGGAAGAAGCTCACGGAGATTCTCGAGGAGCACGACGCCGACGGCGACCTGCCGGCGGACCTCCGGAATCTGATGGAGCGGGCGATTCGCCTGCGCCGGCACATGGAGACGAACCCACAGGACCACCAGAACAAGCGCGCGCTCCAGAACACGGAGTCGAAGATCCGTCGCCTGGTCAGCTACTACCGCGGCGACGCGCTCGACGAGGACTTCAGGTACAGCTACGACGTGGCCGTCGAACTGCTGGAATAAGATGTCGACCGCGCCCGCAACGCCGGCGGACGCCGTCGCCGCGAGCGACATCGCCGCCGTGCTCCGCGAGGCCCCGTTCGTTCGGGTCGTCGCGGCCGCCGACGGCGATTCGCTGGCCGCCAGCGGCGTTCTCGCGCGGGCGTGCAGGGAGTTATCGATCCCCTTTCAGGTGCGCGTCGATCCGGTGCCCGATCCGGCGCCCGGCGAGGGCGACGACCTCGTCGTCGGCGTCGGCGCGGCGGGCGGCGATATCGCGCTTGCAGGCGCCGAGGCGGCCAGTCTCGTCGCGGCCGCGGTGGCGCGCGAACTCGGCGTCGCGCCCGACCCGATGCTGGCACTCGCCGGCGTAGCGTCGGCGGGTCGGCCGCTGGATGCGGGTGATGCGGCGACGCTGCTCGATGCGGCCCGCGAGCGCACGACCGTCGACCGTCGCCCTGGCGTAGCGACGCCGACGGCGGAGCTCGCGGACGGGGTGACACACTCGACGCTCGTCCACGCGCCGGTTTCGGACGACCCCGAGGCGGCGGCAGCGGCGCTGTCGGCGCTCGGTATCCCGTCGACCCCGAGCGACGAGGACCGGCGACGGCTCGCGTCGTGGCTAGCCATCGAGGCGACGGCGTCGTCGGCGCGGGCCGCCGAGGCAGTCGAGTGGGCACTTCGCCCGCACGCGACGCCCGAGGCGCCGTTCGCGTCGATCGAAGGCTTCGGCGACGCTCTCGACGCGGTCGCACGCGAGCGGCCGGGGACGGGTGTCGCCCTCGCTATCCGCGACGACGACGGCCTGCGGACGGCGGTCCTCGACGCGTGGCGCGATCACGCGCGGGCGGCCCACGGGGCTGTGACCGCGGCGACGACGGGCCGGTACGACGGCGTCCTCGTTGCCCGCGTCGAGTCGGACGACCCCGGCCGACTCGGGACGGTCGCGCGGCTCCATCGGGATTATCGGTCGCCGGAGCCGGTCGTCTTGGCCGTCGGCAACGACGCGGCGGCGGCCGCGAGCGTCGACGACGCACGCCTCGGCGACGCGATGCGCGAAGCGGTGCGGTCGGTCGACGCGGACGGATCGAGCGCCGGCGACGCTCGGCAGGCGACGGCGCGGTTCGACGGAATAGATGTATCGAGGTTCAGCACGGCGTTCAGGGAGGCGCTATGAAACGCGCTTGCATCGAGACGACCCACGACGACGCGACGACGATTGCGGCCGCACTCCGGCCGGACAACACGCCGTCGATGTCGACGGACGTGACGGACGACGTCGTCCGTACGACGATCGAACGCGACACCGTGGGCGGCTTGCAGTCGACCGTGGACGACTACGTGGTGAACCTGACGGTCGCGGCGACCGTCACACGAACGGCACGCGGACACAGACCCAACCATGAGTGAACGCTCAGTATCCAAGCAGAAACGCGGCAAGCGCTGGTATACGATCTTCGCCCCGGAGCAGTACGACCGGGCGGAACTCGGCCAGACGGTTGCCGATGAACCGGACAAGATAATCGGACGAACGATCGAAACGACCCTCGGCGAACTCACCGACGACGCCGGGGCGAACAACACCAAACTCACGTTCAAGATCACGGACGTGGGGTCGGACTCGGCGTACACCGAGTTCGTCAAGCACGAACTCACGCGGGACTACTTGCGGAGTCTCGTGCGCCGTGGCGCCTCGAAAGTCGACGCGACGATCACGGTGCTGACGACGGACGACTACCGCGTCCGCATCCAGCCCGTCGCGTTCACGACGAAGAAGGCCGACCGCAGTCAGGAGCAGGCCATCCGTCGCATCATGATCGACATCATCGAGGACGCCGCCGCCGAACGCGACTTCCAGTCTTTCGTCGAGAGTGCCGTCGAGGGCCGACTCTCCTCGGCCATCTACGGCGACGCGAAGACGGTCTACCCGCTCCGCCGGGTCGAAATCCAGAAACTCACCCTCGAAGCGCGACCCGAAGAGGTCGCCGCCGAGGAAGAGGCCGCCGTCGACGTGGACGAAGAGGACGTCGCCGTCGACGAGGACTGAGTCCGAATCCGACTTTTTTGCCGTTCGATCCCGAGCCGAAGGCTTATCACCACACCTATTTTAGGCCAACCTAAAATGGAGGGATCGACCGACCAGGTCGCCGGCGCGGTGTTCCGTGCGCTCACCCGGCGCGGACACGACGAGGTCAGGCGGGCAGTCGTGGAGACGTACGCCGCGGCGGACGAGGGAGTGGTGTCGGATCGCGAGTATCTCTCGCGGACGCTGTTTGTCGAGTTGCTCGACGCGCTCGATCACTACCTGGACAGCGAGCAACAGGTGAACGTGCTCACTGCGGCCGTCGAGGGGTTGGTGGATCGGTTCGCGACGGTCGTCGACGCCACGCCGGTTCCCATCTGCGCCGTCGATGCCGAGGGGACGGTCCAGCTGTGGAACCCCGCGGCCGAACGGACGTTCGGTCGCGACCGCTCGTCGATGCTGGGGCGGCCCTTCCACACTGTGTGGGCCGAGGGTACCGATACGGTCACCTTCGAGTCGTGTTTCGACCGCCTTCGTGCGGGGGAGGGGGTCGACGGCGTCGAGACGCGCCATCGCCGCCCCGACGGCTCCCTCCTCGATACGCGGGTCTGGGCCGCCCCGCTCGACGACGGGCGTGACCGGCCCGCCGGGGCGACGTTCGTCGTCCTCGACGTGACCGAACGGCTGGGCCGCCGCCAGCAACTCTCCGTGCTCAATCGGGTGTTGCGCCACAACGTCCGCAACGACGTAAACGTCGCGACCGGCCACCTCGACCGCCTCGCCGAACGGCTCCCGGACGACGATCCGAGCCTTCGGATCGTCCGTGAGCGTCTCGATGCGATCCTCGAACTGAGCGACACCGCACGTCGCATCGAGCGAGTCGCCGACCCCGAGCGTGCGGAGACGGTTCGGTTCGACCTCGTCGACGTCGTGACCGACTGCGTCGACCGGCTCCGCCGGACCGATCCCGAGG contains these protein-coding regions:
- a CDS encoding cation:proton antiporter, giving the protein MAAETSLLEVGVMFAAIGAVGLLAARLDLSPIPFYILAGIGLNEFVLGAAGLPAVSASEFVGIGAELGIVFLLFFLGLEFNLERLLADKERIGRAGVIDLVVNFGVGLALGVYLFGDPLPALLLAGVVYISSSAIITKSLLDLGWIANPESSPLLGTLVFEDLVVAVYLAVVVALVSGGGDVWSAARAIGVAFAFIAFLLVLVAAGTTLFERLLDTPSTEYFILRAVGVTVLLAGAALAVGVSEAVAAFFVGMAFSSTEYVHDLETALSSIRDVFAAVFFFWIGVVTDPFVVVEATGVILLLVVVTAPTKLLSGFLGGRTYDLDDRRSLRVGLAMVTRGEFSLIIAAVALSAAGGTLAPETARTIYAAAVGYVLVMSALGTTLMGASGWFERFVTV
- a CDS encoding DUF2080 family transposase-associated protein, producing the protein MDRHAIKGHEVIEGEVKATGNGAHVLVPKRWRGADVKIVRTSESDE
- a CDS encoding universal stress protein produces the protein MGPILLATDGSTDARQAAREALDLAEDRNATLHVVCVVDERRFDDPALSSAELATIYAEDHAVVSVDEVVGMAEGRPVTVEGDTRHGIPDEIIVEYADEVDADTIVIGERGDHEEHFSGVGRHVRAATDRDVMIVKADSES
- a CDS encoding cation:proton antiporter regulatory subunit translates to MRVYESEVPGVGRKFELELTGERSVVVVVHHDGRCELFRRDGSDADGEKILDLKGEQANRLGSILEGAYFESVDVDSLSVPLGDAIIEWVEVVPDSPVAGKTLGDSRVRTETGTSIIAIQRGEETISNPAPETALEPGDLLVAVGTREEQAELDALVEPE
- a CDS encoding SIMPL domain-containing protein — encoded protein: MIDTAVRNGATEAADVSFTLSTECRRTLERRARSAAMADARSKARALATDANLTVTGVQVIRTARSGAPRPVDAGAAMTETPVPTGASPSDIESGPVSVTATVQVVYEARPRTNATAR
- a CDS encoding RNA-guided endonuclease InsQ/TnpB family protein, producing MNYNYRYRLTPTVDQRETLDYHRDTCRQLYNHALYRFNQIPEDEGTVKQRVRTIRDELPDLKDWWDALTDVYSKVLQPTIMRVAKNINALGKLKEQGYKVGELRWKSPREFRSFTYNQSGFELDKKGGQTVLSLSKLADIPIEFHRPLPDDATVKEVTLKKEKTGEWFAIFGIERDTEPPAKPSLEEIDAEEVVGIDVGIRKYAHDTDGTAVESLDLSEDRDRLEREQRTLSRKEYESTNWENQRQRVAECHLDIKRKRRDFLHKLSNYYAREYDLVAVEDLDVKRMLESPRNSRNTASAAWNTFTDMLEYKCEREGTHFVEVDPDGTTKECAQCSVETEKPLWVREHSCPACGFEDDRDANAAWNILSRGLTKLGVGHSKGTPVETALPAGTSPVPAKRVVEAGSPTLSERVSASRVG
- a CDS encoding KEOPS complex subunit Pcc1 yields the protein MKRACIETTHDDATTIAAALRPDNTPSMSTDVTDDVVRTTIERDTVGGLQSTVDDYVVNLTVAATVTRTARGHRPNHE
- a CDS encoding 30S ribosomal protein S3ae; this translates as MSERSVSKQKRGKRWYTIFAPEQYDRAELGQTVADEPDKIIGRTIETTLGELTDDAGANNTKLTFKITDVGSDSAYTEFVKHELTRDYLRSLVRRGASKVDATITVLTTDDYRVRIQPVAFTTKKADRSQEQAIRRIMIDIIEDAAAERDFQSFVESAVEGRLSSAIYGDAKTVYPLRRVEIQKLTLEARPEEVAAEEEAAVDVDEEDVAVDED
- a CDS encoding P-type ATPase produces the protein MSASSGDDVDGDVDWHTLSAEEAVERLETDVAGLDTDEARDRLDAYGPNEITASNELSPFRILLAQFQDFLIYLLLLTAALSLGIGLLPGYDPDYADATLILLILLANGVFGFVQDYQAEKSIAALRELSSPEATVLRECDPTVVDATAVVPGDIPVLEAGDSVPADARLVETTELRMDESVLTGESTGVAKSAESVAAETPLAERADMVYMNTPAVEGRARAVAVRTGMDTEVGSIATQIRSAPDEPTPFQAEVDRLGKRIGYGIVALILVVVEVVCIEVIQSRYELSLHSNPWLVGAIATTMAMAMVIWAVSEPTMLPTTRSPAL
- a CDS encoding SIMPL domain-containing protein (The SIMPL domain is named for its presence in mouse protein SIMPL (signalling molecule that associates with mouse pelle-like kinase). Bacterial member BP26, from Brucella, was shown to assemble into a channel-like structure, while YggE from E. coli has been associated with resistance to oxidative stress.), whose product is MRRHRHALAAIGLALLLVAAGCSAGTDSPGATTETPVERTPASETESTIHVAGSGSADAEPNQAVVRVAVEAVGADAATARRRLAAKTSPMRAALDDIGIDDDRITTERYDIYRDRRRPREDGVDPRVQTARPTTSRSRSPTPTASAK
- a CDS encoding phosphopantetheine adenylyltransferase produces the protein MSRADRTVILGGTFTPIHNGHRALLHDAFQTASHDGPGDGHVIVGLTATELAKRTRSDPTHADLLGPFEERRAALDAELDETAGAYTATYEIVELTDERGPAATRADVDALVVSPEAKAQHRAHELNRARQADGLRPLEIHTPPFVVAEDGDRISSTRIRNGEIDEHGRLLD
- a CDS encoding PAS domain S-box protein; protein product: MEGSTDQVAGAVFRALTRRGHDEVRRAVVETYAAADEGVVSDREYLSRTLFVELLDALDHYLDSEQQVNVLTAAVEGLVDRFATVVDATPVPICAVDAEGTVQLWNPAAERTFGRDRSSMLGRPFHTVWAEGTDTVTFESCFDRLRAGEGVDGVETRHRRPDGSLLDTRVWAAPLDDGRDRPAGATFVVLDVTERLGRRQQLSVLNRVLRHNVRNDVNVATGHLDRLAERLPDDDPSLRIVRERLDAILELSDTARRIERVADPERAETVRFDLVDVVTDCVDRLRRTDPEVDLWLSLPERAPVVGHELLPYAVENVFENAVEHNDANPSVSVDLVPPAADADRLVVRIADDGPGLPPVERQVLRTADETPLAHSTGLGLWLTNWIVRASSGRIDVHSDDDGTTVAIELPTA
- a CDS encoding cupin domain-containing protein; this encodes MAHALVNYDDVDPVGDGLHFLRDALDCANLGVSVLDVEAGWSGMAHDHADDGEEEVYVLVEGAATITVEDETVSMAAGDALRVDPDATRRIDAEADSLFVIAGAP
- a CDS encoding 30S ribosomal protein S15 encodes the protein MARMHTRRRGSSGSDKPVADEPPEWSDVDEADIEERVVELAEQGHDPSVIGMKLRDEGVKGTPIPDVKLATGKKLTEILEEHDADGDLPADLRNLMERAIRLRRHMETNPQDHQNKRALQNTESKIRRLVSYYRGDALDEDFRYSYDVAVELLE